From the Leucobacter tenebrionis genome, one window contains:
- a CDS encoding MobC family plasmid mobilization relaxosome protein, with translation MSRAKNRERPTSGEDVAAAAKASDPAQAGPSGATGTPADARSAATSGAREVVAVRLSAEELAALDVLREQLGGSRSDALRAAVGAVHEALASGSVDKVDAVLEKRLAQRRRAALHEDPEALVVLRDALQDVSKRYAEQAFQLQRIGNNWNQIVKLANSGEAVPADAVHRVGRVLEELLRTMKRDAQRDAALQHRALQGVR, from the coding sequence ATGAGCAGAGCGAAGAACAGAGAGCGCCCGACGTCTGGCGAGGATGTCGCAGCGGCAGCGAAGGCGTCCGACCCCGCCCAGGCGGGCCCGAGCGGAGCGACTGGCACGCCAGCCGACGCGCGCAGCGCGGCGACCTCTGGGGCTCGCGAGGTCGTCGCCGTCAGGCTGTCGGCCGAGGAGCTCGCGGCCCTCGACGTGCTGCGCGAGCAGCTCGGCGGGAGCCGTTCGGATGCGCTCCGCGCAGCCGTGGGAGCGGTGCACGAGGCGCTCGCCTCGGGCTCGGTGGACAAGGTGGACGCCGTGCTGGAGAAGCGGCTCGCGCAGCGCAGGCGCGCTGCCCTGCACGAGGACCCCGAGGCGCTCGTGGTGCTCCGCGACGCCCTGCAGGACGTGTCGAAGCGCTACGCCGAGCAGGCGTTCCAGCTGCAGCGCATCGGCAACAACTGGAACCAGATCGTCAAGCTCGCGAACAGCGGCGAGGCGGTGCCCGCCGACGCCGTGCACCGCGTCGGGCGCGTGCTGGAGGAGCTCCTGCGGACGATGAAGCGCGATGCGCAGCGCGACGCCGCGCTGCAGCACCGCGCGCTGCAAGGGGTGCGCTGA
- a CDS encoding DNA primase family protein, whose amino-acid sequence MTETATAAPRPGASPPKEEAPDVVEGSNKAFGGAEINDTGTEAFLPPLAAVFSSSPSKGGNTLNTIVQGGAVAYLLEARERVQGGGTVPSPALIEDELLSRINKALKLQNAMNKVAVSPRADANEKNQLPLLKRLPPHVIGLVLLALHHVVKIKPSTGGEEDADLLAIYVAEGDDAGLYSGSASALSRAARLYDSSISTRELAEVRQFLHEQAPRVKQSTDRDLVPVANGVWHYTRRELLPFSPGMVFTQKAGTPLDLSATNPVITRADGTTWDVESWTEGLFDDPALVSLIWQVRGALVRPNVRWNKSAWFFSTKGNNGKGTECELERALVGEGRFASVPLDELGKDFMLESLLSATAIIVDENDVGVFLDKVANLKAVITNDVLHVNRKGLRAITFQFRGFMVQCLNEFPRFKDKSDSLYRRQLFVPFTKHFEVGEDKSIKADFVQRPEVLRYVLKKVLVDLQPYYELVAPQASLDLLEQSKLRNDPVREFWDEFQDEFVWDLLPANFLYDLFKAWVAKANPSGKPMGRRTFLDDLERIIEGSESWYKPEEAKTATAKRMASPEPLVATYALEDWYNSSYRGKDPARLGVPNNLPANFRWCLRRVDAPALLPLDAPEPSAAAAGLENTYERSS is encoded by the coding sequence ATGACCGAGACCGCCACTGCCGCTCCTCGCCCCGGAGCGTCGCCGCCAAAAGAAGAAGCCCCCGACGTGGTCGAGGGCTCCAACAAAGCGTTTGGCGGCGCTGAGATCAACGATACAGGAACCGAGGCGTTCCTGCCACCTCTCGCTGCTGTGTTCTCCTCGTCCCCGAGCAAGGGCGGCAACACGCTCAACACGATCGTCCAGGGCGGGGCTGTCGCGTACCTCTTGGAGGCCCGCGAGCGCGTCCAGGGCGGCGGCACCGTGCCCAGCCCTGCTCTCATCGAAGACGAGCTCCTCTCCCGCATCAACAAGGCTCTGAAGCTGCAGAACGCGATGAACAAGGTCGCCGTGAGCCCGAGGGCCGACGCGAACGAGAAGAACCAGCTCCCCCTGCTGAAGAGGCTGCCGCCCCACGTCATAGGCCTGGTGCTGCTCGCGCTGCACCACGTCGTTAAGATCAAGCCGTCCACGGGCGGCGAGGAGGACGCTGACCTGTTGGCGATCTACGTGGCCGAGGGCGACGACGCCGGCCTGTACTCGGGCTCCGCCTCCGCGCTGAGCCGCGCCGCCCGCCTCTACGACAGCAGCATCAGCACGCGCGAGCTGGCCGAGGTCAGGCAGTTCCTGCACGAGCAGGCGCCACGGGTGAAGCAGAGCACGGATCGTGATCTCGTGCCCGTAGCCAACGGCGTCTGGCACTATACTCGCCGCGAGCTGCTGCCGTTCTCGCCGGGCATGGTCTTCACGCAGAAGGCCGGCACGCCGCTCGACCTCTCGGCGACGAACCCCGTGATCACTCGTGCCGACGGCACGACGTGGGACGTCGAGAGCTGGACCGAGGGCCTCTTCGACGACCCCGCGCTGGTGAGCCTCATCTGGCAGGTCCGCGGCGCCCTGGTGCGCCCGAACGTGCGCTGGAACAAGTCTGCGTGGTTCTTCAGCACGAAGGGCAACAACGGCAAGGGCACCGAGTGCGAGCTGGAGCGCGCGCTCGTCGGCGAGGGCCGCTTCGCGAGCGTGCCGCTCGACGAGCTGGGCAAGGACTTCATGCTGGAGTCGCTGCTGTCCGCAACGGCGATCATCGTCGACGAGAACGACGTCGGCGTCTTCCTGGACAAGGTCGCGAACCTCAAGGCGGTCATCACGAACGACGTGCTGCACGTCAACCGCAAGGGACTGCGGGCGATCACGTTCCAGTTCCGCGGCTTCATGGTGCAGTGCCTGAACGAGTTCCCGAGGTTCAAGGACAAGTCTGATTCTCTCTACCGCCGGCAGCTGTTCGTGCCGTTCACGAAGCACTTCGAAGTAGGCGAGGACAAGAGCATCAAGGCTGATTTTGTTCAGCGCCCCGAGGTGCTGCGCTACGTGCTGAAGAAGGTCCTCGTGGACCTCCAGCCCTACTACGAGCTCGTCGCGCCCCAGGCGTCGCTGGACCTGCTGGAGCAGTCGAAGCTGCGCAACGACCCTGTGCGGGAGTTCTGGGACGAGTTCCAGGACGAGTTCGTCTGGGACCTGCTGCCCGCGAACTTCCTGTACGACCTCTTCAAGGCCTGGGTCGCAAAGGCGAACCCCTCGGGGAAGCCGATGGGCCGTCGCACGTTCCTCGACGACCTGGAACGGATCATCGAGGGCTCCGAGTCCTGGTACAAGCCCGAGGAAGCGAAGACCGCGACTGCCAAGCGCATGGCCTCGCCGGAGCCGCTCGTCGCCACGTACGCGCTTGAGGACTGGTACAACTCCAGCTACAGGGGGAAGGATCCGGCCCGGCTGGGAGTGCCGAACAACCTCCCGGCGAACTTCCGCTGGTGCCTGCGCCGCGTCGACGCGCCCGCGCTGCTGCCGCTCGACGCCCCCGAGCCCTCCGCTGCCGCTGCGGGCCTTGAGAACACCTACGAGAGGAGCTCCTGA
- a CDS encoding antitoxin VbhA family protein: MLTKEQRRELAIDTMASWALEGMEPSPEAVGRISAFVEGDLSLDEFIAEAKAAAA, encoded by the coding sequence ATGCTCACCAAGGAACAGCGGCGCGAGCTCGCGATCGACACGATGGCGAGCTGGGCCCTCGAAGGCATGGAACCCTCGCCAGAGGCAGTCGGGAGGATCAGCGCCTTCGTGGAGGGAGACCTCTCGCTCGACGAGTTCATCGCCGAGGCGAAGGCGGCCGCCGCTTGA
- a CDS encoding helix-turn-helix domain-containing protein yields MAERNRTILVGREGGDHLDLTQAVIYTGVSRVTLMRRIADGKLPSQIVNGKHRVSTGDLDALFGPAPVLAGARTADDATLRLWAKRVAEAAPPLRPEQRDVVLSALADALVVTGGE; encoded by the coding sequence ATGGCGGAGCGCAACAGGACCATCCTCGTCGGACGCGAGGGCGGCGACCATCTCGACCTGACCCAGGCGGTCATCTACACGGGCGTGTCCCGCGTCACTCTGATGCGCCGGATCGCGGACGGCAAGCTGCCGTCGCAGATCGTCAACGGCAAGCACCGCGTCTCCACGGGAGACCTCGACGCGCTCTTCGGCCCGGCACCCGTGCTCGCCGGCGCGCGCACGGCCGACGACGCCACGCTCCGCCTCTGGGCGAAGCGCGTGGCGGAGGCGGCTCCCCCGCTGCGGCCCGAGCAGCGCGACGTCGTGCTCTCGGCGCTCGCGGACGCCCTCGTCGTGACCGGGGGCGAGTGA
- a CDS encoding recombinase family protein, producing MKQLIVREYLRVSRDDKKTGKSPDQQHHENVAAFAREGFELHPSEPYRDVDRSASRYARGEREDFERLVSDLETGRFGADVLAIWESSRGSRRVSEWSRLIELCEETGVKIWVTTHGRLYDPANARDRRSLHEDAVDAEYESDKTSERIRRNVRDAAKEGKPHGKNLYGYRRVYDPQTRELVRVEEHPDQAPVVKEAARRVMAGESFHGIAKDFNARGIAPRRPKRKEHREHSGWDGSAVKQMLSMPAYAGKRQHRGEVVSDAVWPALIEHEQWLKLQAVMSPPERKRPEAYREFKHLLSGLAFCDVCGAPLKVGKQNAGGRKMVPVLDEDGNAVMGSDGKPEMQVAMKQRLTRDLRPMFDENGEPVMVVDRPHYPTYLCAGNSGRQVPGEKAGFHVAIKQESLDLIVEELLLARLERPDFLASIGDRGDSTEQERRDLLAEIDSHREWLEQVRERAEQERNLDLLFDQQARVEPKIAEAQRRLEQLAEVDPWVLGLVREGSIREAWAEMELLSKRRLIAAVLAPRVKRGVRGQKGIHPERVVPGWK from the coding sequence ATGAAGCAGCTAATAGTCCGCGAATACCTGCGGGTGTCCCGCGACGACAAGAAGACGGGCAAGTCGCCCGACCAGCAGCACCACGAGAACGTCGCCGCGTTCGCCAGGGAGGGCTTCGAACTGCACCCGTCGGAGCCGTACCGCGACGTGGACAGGTCTGCGTCCCGCTACGCCCGGGGCGAGCGAGAAGACTTCGAGCGGCTCGTCTCGGACCTTGAGACCGGACGCTTCGGCGCTGACGTGCTCGCGATCTGGGAGTCGTCGCGTGGCTCGCGCCGGGTGAGCGAGTGGTCACGGCTCATCGAGCTCTGCGAGGAGACTGGCGTCAAGATCTGGGTCACGACGCACGGCAGGTTGTACGACCCTGCCAATGCCCGCGACAGGCGCTCGCTGCACGAGGACGCCGTCGACGCAGAGTACGAGAGCGACAAGACGAGCGAGCGCATCCGTCGCAACGTCCGAGACGCGGCGAAGGAGGGCAAGCCCCACGGAAAGAACCTTTACGGCTACCGACGGGTCTACGACCCCCAGACGAGGGAGCTCGTGCGGGTCGAGGAGCACCCCGACCAGGCGCCCGTCGTGAAGGAGGCGGCGCGCAGGGTCATGGCCGGCGAGTCGTTCCACGGGATCGCCAAGGACTTCAACGCGCGCGGCATCGCCCCGCGGCGGCCAAAACGCAAAGAGCACCGCGAACACAGCGGGTGGGACGGGAGCGCGGTGAAGCAGATGCTCTCCATGCCCGCGTATGCGGGCAAGCGCCAGCACCGCGGCGAGGTGGTGAGCGACGCCGTGTGGCCGGCGCTCATCGAGCACGAGCAGTGGCTGAAGCTGCAGGCGGTGATGTCGCCGCCCGAGCGGAAGCGCCCCGAGGCATACCGCGAGTTCAAGCACCTGCTGAGCGGGCTGGCGTTCTGCGACGTGTGCGGGGCTCCGCTCAAGGTCGGCAAGCAGAACGCCGGCGGCAGGAAGATGGTGCCGGTGCTCGACGAGGACGGCAACGCCGTCATGGGCAGCGACGGGAAGCCCGAGATGCAGGTCGCGATGAAGCAGCGGCTGACCCGCGACCTGCGGCCGATGTTCGACGAGAACGGCGAGCCTGTGATGGTCGTCGACCGGCCGCACTACCCGACGTACCTGTGCGCAGGGAACTCCGGCAGGCAGGTGCCCGGCGAGAAGGCGGGGTTCCACGTCGCCATCAAGCAGGAGTCTCTGGACCTGATCGTCGAGGAGCTGCTGCTCGCGAGGCTGGAGCGTCCAGATTTTCTCGCGAGTATCGGTGATCGCGGCGACAGCACGGAGCAGGAGCGCCGGGACCTGCTCGCAGAAATTGACAGCCACCGCGAGTGGCTGGAGCAGGTCAGGGAGCGCGCAGAACAGGAGCGGAACCTGGACCTGCTGTTCGACCAGCAGGCCCGCGTGGAGCCGAAGATCGCCGAGGCGCAGCGGAGGCTGGAGCAGCTCGCCGAGGTGGACCCCTGGGTGCTGGGCCTCGTGCGCGAGGGCAGCATCCGCGAGGCCTGGGCGGAGATGGAGCTGCTCTCGAAGAGGCGGCTGATCGCTGCAGTGCTCGCACCTCGCGTGAAGCGCGGCGTCCGAGGCCAGAAGGGCATCCACCCGGAGCGTGTGGTGCCGGGCTGGAAGTAG
- a CDS encoding antitoxin VbhA family protein yields MAEDDERSSAPATPMTEAEVEARLAAADGVLGAAGHAVTDPVTREIVRRKIRGEITGEEADRLILAHCGVTPRE; encoded by the coding sequence ATGGCCGAGGACGACGAGCGCAGCAGCGCTCCCGCGACCCCGATGACAGAGGCAGAAGTCGAGGCCCGCCTCGCCGCAGCAGACGGCGTCCTCGGCGCTGCTGGACACGCCGTCACCGATCCCGTCACACGCGAGATCGTCCGCCGCAAGATCCGCGGTGAGATCACCGGCGAGGAAGCAGACCGGCTCATCCTCGCGCATTGCGGAGTCACGCCTCGGGAGTAG
- a CDS encoding relaxase family protein yields the protein MPVIVVSSTEVAARLARYTVKPKPGQDPAERVLHVAGNHCRPETVAVDFAVTRRRFGTQGATRTSPARYALPEPGEIATHVRVTRPNGRRIWREARDGEAATHVRHPGGTVRQAEARHMIVSFGPDEVNPDDPEQVAYAFAFVNDMMRTDYPGEQFMATGQADGKGRAFHVHVVRNATLYADQVVDGKLYKAGTKLAGDLTDVEKMRDRADKFLAEHGAQYGLGPQRLPSSAERRKEKRSSRDRRMAKQGGKSNHDIIRDAFESAMDDPRAVSLAAFIEVMAEQDVLVNERITRAGTPRERRALSYRLPDMKQNVRGTTLGDHYAHESAVRQLAANAAGIPRERRPERVVAGPPRPVEAPTPAELAAIRRDVLAYARDEQLDRMEEEFSAALAVDYDLAGEAYDSGDHETVLRLAAELRSDPAGWKDRLEDQEKRADARQAALDAAADARIAERAARRAAEDEAAQAAADAEADALAAARRERLAQLGAEQAARSEAEKTRVAAALAEREARLAEAAAHEIPLVDEEETGTAQPVDSAPAPSTEGPESTDEDGLVDGRGLLDYSVEEIEEMLGYYGPAAPAEGAAERTASPSAPAPGPVAVPVAVPASPGISRKEQPARPVTPRVQAVLDALPEFERAALLALANGHRIDDRTVPKGIGDKFLREHGDRLDPLVYEQMVLREEKKRVAAWMHDLGRYDERDELRGQLALGIYEPVEDEGPAFLEGPDEDEEQYE from the coding sequence ATGCCCGTCATCGTGGTGTCGTCGACCGAGGTGGCAGCGCGCCTGGCGCGCTACACGGTCAAGCCCAAGCCCGGGCAGGACCCTGCCGAGCGCGTGCTGCACGTCGCAGGGAACCACTGCCGCCCGGAGACGGTGGCGGTCGACTTCGCGGTGACGCGCAGGCGCTTCGGCACGCAGGGCGCGACGCGCACCTCGCCCGCGCGCTACGCGCTGCCCGAGCCGGGCGAGATCGCGACGCACGTGCGCGTCACCAGGCCGAACGGCCGCCGCATCTGGCGCGAGGCGCGCGACGGCGAGGCTGCTACTCACGTCCGCCATCCGGGCGGGACCGTGCGCCAGGCCGAGGCGCGGCACATGATCGTGTCGTTCGGACCTGACGAGGTGAACCCCGACGATCCCGAGCAGGTGGCGTACGCCTTCGCCTTCGTCAACGACATGATGCGCACCGACTACCCGGGCGAGCAGTTCATGGCGACCGGGCAGGCCGACGGCAAGGGCAGGGCGTTCCACGTGCACGTGGTGCGGAACGCTACTTTGTACGCCGACCAGGTGGTCGACGGCAAGCTCTACAAGGCGGGCACGAAGCTCGCTGGCGACCTCACCGACGTCGAGAAGATGCGCGACCGGGCTGACAAGTTCCTGGCCGAGCACGGCGCGCAGTACGGCCTGGGGCCGCAGCGGCTCCCCTCTTCTGCCGAGCGCCGCAAGGAGAAGCGCAGCAGCCGCGACCGCCGCATGGCGAAGCAGGGCGGTAAATCTAATCACGACATCATCCGCGACGCGTTCGAGTCTGCGATGGACGACCCCCGCGCGGTGTCGCTGGCTGCGTTTATTGAAGTGATGGCCGAGCAGGATGTGCTCGTAAACGAGCGGATAACGCGCGCTGGCACGCCCCGGGAGCGCCGCGCGCTGAGCTACCGGCTGCCCGACATGAAGCAGAACGTCCGCGGCACCACGCTGGGCGACCACTACGCTCACGAGAGCGCCGTGAGGCAGCTGGCCGCCAATGCTGCGGGGATCCCGCGCGAGAGGCGGCCTGAGCGCGTCGTGGCGGGCCCTCCGCGGCCCGTGGAGGCGCCGACCCCTGCCGAGCTCGCAGCGATCCGCAGGGACGTGCTGGCGTACGCCCGCGACGAGCAGCTCGACCGCATGGAGGAGGAGTTCTCTGCTGCGCTGGCCGTGGACTACGACCTCGCTGGCGAGGCTTATGATTCCGGCGACCACGAGACGGTGCTGAGGCTCGCCGCAGAGCTGCGCAGCGACCCCGCCGGGTGGAAGGATCGCCTCGAAGACCAGGAGAAAAGGGCTGATGCGCGGCAGGCTGCGCTCGATGCTGCCGCTGATGCCCGCATCGCGGAGCGCGCTGCTCGCCGGGCAGCAGAGGACGAGGCCGCGCAGGCTGCTGCTGATGCCGAGGCCGATGCCCTTGCGGCGGCCCGTCGCGAGAGGCTCGCGCAGCTCGGAGCCGAGCAGGCCGCGCGCAGCGAGGCGGAGAAGACCCGCGTCGCGGCGGCGCTGGCGGAGCGCGAAGCGCGTCTCGCCGAGGCTGCTGCGCACGAGATTCCTCTCGTAGACGAGGAGGAAACGGGCACTGCTCAGCCCGTGGACTCCGCTCCCGCTCCGTCCACGGAAGGGCCGGAAAGCACAGACGAGGACGGCCTCGTCGACGGCCGCGGCCTGCTGGACTACTCGGTCGAGGAGATCGAGGAGATGCTGGGCTACTACGGTCCTGCCGCTCCTGCCGAGGGCGCTGCAGAGCGCACTGCGAGCCCCTCCGCTCCCGCTCCGGGGCCTGTTGCTGTGCCCGTCGCCGTGCCTGCTTCGCCTGGTATCTCAAGGAAAGAGCAGCCTGCGCGCCCCGTCACGCCCCGCGTGCAGGCGGTGCTGGACGCGCTGCCGGAGTTCGAGCGCGCGGCGCTGCTCGCCCTCGCCAACGGTCACCGCATTGACGACCGCACCGTGCCGAAGGGCATCGGCGACAAGTTCCTGCGCGAGCACGGCGACCGGCTTGATCCGCTCGTCTACGAGCAGATGGTGCTCCGCGAGGAGAAGAAGCGCGTGGCCGCGTGGATGCACGACCTGGGCCGCTACGACGAGCGCGACGAGCTGCGCGGCCAGCTGGCCCTCGGCATCTATGAGCCGGTCGAGGACGAGGGCCCTGCCTTCCTGGAGGGCCCCGACGAGGACGAGGAGCAGTACGAGTAG